The following coding sequences lie in one Mycobacterium sp. DL440 genomic window:
- a CDS encoding CAP domain-containing protein — MAHFAIRTGLAAVTALTALAWTPAPAHADNQRLNSGVIANVFTIQRQAGCTNNVRSDPKLRLAAEWHTNDLLGNRDLDEHVGSDGSTPQSRSEAAGFRGRVAETVAINPALAINGIEILNQWYYDPVDFAILSDCANTAIGVWSANTLDRSVVVAVLGQPADT; from the coding sequence ATGGCTCATTTCGCAATTCGAACCGGTCTAGCCGCCGTCACGGCCCTGACCGCACTGGCATGGACTCCGGCGCCCGCGCATGCCGACAACCAACGGCTGAACAGCGGCGTGATCGCCAACGTGTTCACGATCCAGCGTCAGGCGGGTTGCACCAATAATGTGAGGTCCGACCCGAAACTGAGATTGGCGGCCGAATGGCACACCAACGATCTGCTCGGTAATCGTGACCTGGACGAGCATGTCGGCTCCGACGGGTCGACGCCGCAGTCGCGTTCCGAGGCTGCCGGATTCCGCGGCCGGGTGGCCGAAACGGTTGCCATCAACCCGGCGTTGGCGATCAACGGCATCGAGATCCTCAACCAGTGGTACTACGACCCGGTCGATTTCGCGATCCTGTCCGACTGCGCCAACACCGCTATCGGGGTGTGGTCGGCCAATACTCTGGACCGATCGGTGGTCGTGGCAGTGCTCGGTCAGCCGGCGGACACGTAG
- a CDS encoding Mce protein: MAEHADTAERLDKPDTGGPAIRIPIVVVLVVVASLAVLTGWLGYRDQRSHAAEEQRNLFVQVARQAAVNLTSIDHSEADADIQRILDSATGTFRDDFEKRSAPFVEVVKRTQSTSRGTVAEAGLESEADGVARVLVAVSVKTANTAAPEQDPRRWRMRISVEQVGDDIKVSNVEFVQ, from the coding sequence ATGGCAGAGCATGCTGACACCGCCGAGCGGCTAGACAAGCCGGACACCGGCGGCCCGGCCATCCGTATCCCGATCGTCGTGGTGCTCGTCGTCGTGGCGTCGCTGGCGGTCCTCACCGGTTGGCTGGGATACCGCGATCAGCGATCCCACGCGGCCGAGGAGCAGCGCAACCTGTTCGTGCAGGTGGCACGCCAGGCGGCGGTGAACCTGACCTCGATCGACCACTCCGAAGCCGACGCCGACATCCAGCGGATCCTGGATTCGGCGACCGGAACGTTTCGCGATGACTTCGAGAAGCGGTCGGCGCCGTTCGTGGAGGTCGTCAAGCGGACCCAGTCGACATCCCGTGGGACCGTTGCCGAGGCGGGTCTGGAATCGGAGGCCGACGGCGTCGCCAGGGTACTCGTCGCGGTCTCGGTGAAGACCGCGAACACTGCTGCACCCGAACAAGATCCGCGTCGCTGGCGCATGCGCATCAGCGTTGAGCAAGTTGGCGACGACATCAAAGTGTCGAATGTGGAGTTCGTGCAATGA
- a CDS encoding MCE family protein encodes MIRLSRQVWIQLAILSTITVVAVGIMAFGFVNVPALLGFGRYTVTVQLPATGGLYPTSVVTYRGTEVGRVKSVGVTRAGVDAVLTLDSDIAVPSPVSAAVHSRSAVGEQFLELTPDRGATGTLRDGDVIGVDKVRIPADIGNLLDATNKALQAIPPDNLRTVVDESAKAVGGLGPELSRIVDGSTALAIEGGKSVDQLGQLIDQSRPVLNSQVQTSDSIATWAQRMASITGQLKARDAAFADLLTVGAPALGEGKALFDRVAPALPVLLANMVSLGDIAVTYRNDLEQLLVLYPQGTAVMSAITLANADTKQAYRGIYLDFNLNLNLPPPCNTGFLPVRQQRSPSDQDYPERPAGELYCRVPQDSDLNVRGVRNIPCETKPWKRAPTVELCESDQEYIPLNDGLNWKGDPNATLSGQGVPQYAPGTDPRLLPPQGTGTAPPVAFVPYDPATGTYLGPDGKAYTDTDLADSTKGKTWQSMLTPPSG; translated from the coding sequence ATGATCCGGCTGTCCCGTCAGGTGTGGATCCAGTTGGCGATCCTGTCCACGATCACCGTCGTCGCCGTGGGCATCATGGCATTCGGCTTCGTCAACGTCCCGGCACTCCTCGGATTCGGCCGGTACACGGTCACGGTCCAACTTCCTGCCACCGGCGGACTGTATCCGACCTCGGTGGTCACCTACCGCGGTACCGAGGTCGGTAGGGTCAAATCGGTCGGCGTCACCCGTGCCGGAGTCGATGCGGTGCTGACCCTGGACTCGGACATCGCAGTGCCGTCCCCGGTTTCGGCCGCCGTGCACAGCCGGTCCGCGGTCGGGGAGCAGTTCCTCGAACTGACTCCCGACCGCGGCGCAACCGGCACCTTGCGCGACGGCGACGTCATCGGCGTCGACAAGGTACGCATCCCGGCCGACATCGGGAACCTGCTCGATGCGACCAACAAAGCGCTGCAGGCCATTCCGCCGGACAATCTACGCACGGTGGTGGACGAGTCGGCCAAGGCCGTCGGGGGACTGGGGCCCGAGCTGTCTCGCATCGTCGACGGGTCGACCGCACTGGCCATAGAGGGCGGTAAGAGCGTCGATCAGCTCGGTCAGTTGATCGACCAGTCCCGACCCGTACTGAATTCTCAAGTACAGACCTCTGATTCGATTGCAACGTGGGCGCAGCGGATGGCCTCGATCACGGGCCAGCTGAAAGCCAGGGACGCGGCGTTCGCGGACCTGCTGACGGTCGGCGCGCCGGCGCTCGGGGAGGGCAAGGCGCTGTTCGACCGGGTGGCGCCCGCCCTGCCGGTCCTGCTGGCCAACATGGTGAGCCTCGGTGACATCGCGGTGACCTACCGCAACGATCTGGAGCAGTTGCTCGTCCTCTACCCGCAGGGGACCGCCGTGATGTCGGCGATCACCCTGGCCAATGCCGATACCAAACAGGCCTACCGGGGCATCTACCTCGACTTCAACCTCAACCTGAATCTGCCGCCGCCGTGCAATACCGGATTCCTCCCGGTCCGCCAGCAGCGATCACCGTCCGATCAGGACTACCCGGAACGCCCGGCGGGCGAGCTGTATTGCCGCGTACCGCAGGATTCGGACCTCAATGTGCGTGGCGTGCGCAACATCCCGTGCGAGACCAAGCCATGGAAGCGCGCACCGACTGTCGAACTGTGCGAGAGCGACCAGGAGTACATCCCGCTCAACGACGGGTTGAACTGGAAGGGAGACCCCAACGCGACGCTGTCCGGTCAGGGAGTGCCCCAGTACGCCCCCGGCACGGATCCGCGTCTGCTGCCCCCGCAGGGAACCGGTACCGCACCGCCGGTGGCCTTCGTCCCCTATGACCCGGCGACCGGAACGTATCTGGGGCCAGACGGCAAGGCCTACACCGACACCGACCTCGCCGACAGCACGAAAGGCAAGACATGGCAGAGCATGCTGACACCGCCGAGCGGCTAG